Proteins encoded within one genomic window of Fibrobacter sp. UWB16:
- a CDS encoding Rpn family recombination-promoting nuclease/putative transposase, producing MNKEQYAAMLKDISETHKQGGDTHKCIMEYREKYKYAYIYNDTIFKMIFGNPENMEMTANFLNAILKLDGGDCIDNLTFVNPAVNSAFSKTTTSDIVAENQRLERIVLEVQHVEDETYSDRLVFYTAKHTIASKVRGDSYWLRDLNLISLQMFNGFPDSKNYRHSIRLKNQDNEEFFKKQTVTLVEIPKFIKGNYASDQSLLAQWLRVIDGLNNENPIAVPSESIFALLQKKAELSIFTEEFLVSEAMAMSDRLYEMYVEKKHARAEGHSEGFAEGRAEGHSEGVAEERKRADEERREMAKAMLAEGDSVEKVVRISKLPEAEILALKESLAQSK from the coding sequence ATGAATAAAGAACAATACGCAGCAATGCTCAAAGACATCAGCGAAACACATAAGCAAGGAGGCGACACCCATAAGTGCATTATGGAATACCGTGAAAAATACAAGTACGCCTATATTTACAACGACACGATTTTCAAGATGATTTTCGGAAATCCCGAAAACATGGAAATGACAGCAAACTTCCTGAATGCAATTCTCAAGTTGGATGGCGGAGACTGTATCGACAACCTCACCTTCGTAAACCCAGCCGTAAATAGCGCTTTCAGCAAAACAACAACCTCAGATATTGTTGCAGAAAACCAGCGTCTTGAGCGCATCGTTCTTGAGGTCCAGCACGTAGAAGACGAAACATACAGCGATCGACTTGTTTTCTATACCGCAAAACATACAATAGCAAGCAAGGTTCGCGGAGATAGCTACTGGCTTCGCGATTTAAACCTCATTAGTCTGCAAATGTTCAACGGTTTCCCCGATTCTAAAAATTATCGACATAGCATCAGGCTTAAAAACCAAGATAACGAAGAATTTTTCAAGAAACAGACAGTCACGCTTGTTGAAATTCCCAAATTCATAAAAGGGAACTATGCTTCAGACCAAAGCCTCCTCGCACAATGGCTTCGAGTTATAGATGGACTCAACAACGAAAACCCTATTGCTGTTCCAAGTGAATCCATATTCGCTCTATTGCAGAAAAAGGCCGAATTGAGTATCTTTACAGAAGAATTTCTTGTAAGTGAGGCTATGGCTATGAGCGACCGTCTTTACGAAATGTACGTTGAAAAGAAGCACGCCCGTGCAGAAGGACATTCCGAAGGATTTGCAGAAGGCCGTGCAGAAGGTCATTCTGAAGGAGTAGCCGAAGAACGCAAAAGAGCAGACGAAGAACGTCGTGAAATGGCAAAAGCCATGCTTGCAGAAGGCGACTCCGTTGAAAAGGTCGTACGCATATCCAAGCTTCCTGAAGCCGAGATTCTAGCACTCAAGGAAAGCCTCGCGCAAAGCAAGTAA